Proteins encoded in a region of the Balaenoptera musculus isolate JJ_BM4_2016_0621 chromosome 5, mBalMus1.pri.v3, whole genome shotgun sequence genome:
- the LOC118895953 gene encoding LOW QUALITY PROTEIN: ATP-dependent RNA helicase DDX50-like (The sequence of the model RefSeq protein was modified relative to this genomic sequence to represent the inferred CDS: deleted 3 bases in 2 codons; substituted 1 base at 1 genomic stop codon) yields the protein MPGKLLWGDIMELEAPLEETESQRKERQKSDRRKSRHHYDSDEQSETRGNVVADDRDVAKPKRAKMKEKLNGDTEEGCNRLSDEFSKSRKSRRKDLSNGDIDEYEKKSKRVSFLDSSTHKSSDNKLEETLTREQKEGAFSNFPISEETIKLLKGQGVTYLSPIQVKTFGSVYEGKDLIAQARTGTGKTFSFAIPLIERLQRNQETTKKSLSPKVLVLAPTRELANQVAKDFKYISRKLSVACFYSGTSYQSQINHIQNGIDILVETPGHIKDHLQSGRLDLSKLRHAVLDEVDQTLDLGFAEQVEDIIHGSYKTDSEDNPQTLVFSATCPQWVYKVAKKYMKSRYEQVDLVGKMTQKAATTVEPLAIQCHWSQRPAVIGDVVQVYSGSEGRSIIFCETKKNVTEMATNPHIKENAQCLHGNIIQSQREITLKGFREGSFKVLVATNVAARGLDIPEVDLVIQSSPSQDVESYIHRSGCKDRAGRTGICICFYQPRERGQFRYVEQKAGITLKHVGVPSTMELVKSKSIDGIRSLASVSYAAVDFFRPSAHRLIEEKGAVDALAAALAHISGASSFEPRSLITSDKGFVTVTLENPEEIQDVSCAWKELNRKLSSSAVSQTTRMCLLKGNMGISFDVPTTESERLQAEWHDSDWILSVPAKLPEIEEYYDGNTSSNSRQRSGWSSGRSGRSCGXSGGRSGRQSPQGSRSGSRQDSRRRSGNTNQSRSGGHKRSFD from the exons ATGCCTGGGAAACTCCTCTGGGGGGACATTATGGAGCTGGAGGCACCTTTGGAGGAGACCGAGAgccagaggaaggagaggcaaAA GAGTGATAGAAGGAAGTCAAGGCACCATTATGACTCAGATGAGCAATCAGAAACAAGAGGAAATGTTGTTGCAGATGACCGGGATGTTGCCAAACCCAAAAGagctaaaatgaaagagaagctaAATGGTGACACCGAGGAAGGATGTAACAGACTTTCAGATGAATTTTCTAAATCTCGTAAGTCGAGAAGAAAAGATCTGTCAAATGGAGATATTgatgaatatgaaaaaaaatcaaagcgaGTGTCATTCTTAGATAGCTCTACTCATAAATCAAGTGATAATAAACTAGAAGAGACCCTAACACGTGAACAGAAAGAAGGAGCCTTCTCCAATTTCCCTATTTCTGAAGAGACTATAAAGCTTCTGAAAGGTCAAGGAGTAACATATCTCTCTCCTATTCAAGTTAAGACTTTTGGTTCTGTATATGAAGGAAAAGATTTAATTGCTCAAGCGCGGACAGGAACAGGAAAGACATTCTCT TTTGCCATCCCCTTGATTGAAAGACTCCAAAGAAATCAAGAGACAACTAAAAAAAGCCTCTCACCAAAGGTACTTGTTTTGGCTCCTACAAGGGAATTGGCAAACCAAGTAGCCAAAGACTTCAAATATATAAGTAGGAAACTCAGTGTGGCGTGTTTTTATAGTGGAACATCATATCAAAGCCAAATTAATCATATTCAAAATGGTATTGACATCTTGGTTGAGACCCCTGGTCATATCAAAGATCATCTGCAGAGCGGCCGATTAGATCTTTCTAAACTGCGCCACGCCGTGCTGGATGAAGTGGATCAAACGTTAGATTTAGGTTTTGCTGAACAAGTTGAAGATATTATCCACGGATCCTACAAAACTGATTCTGAAGACAATCCTCAGACTTTAGTTTTTTCTGCAACTTGCCCACAGTGGGTATACAAAGTtgcaaaaaaatacatgaaatccAGATATGAACAGGTTGACCTTGTTGGGAAAATGACTCAAAAGGCTGCAACTACTGTGGAACCTCTGGCCATCCAGTGCCATTGGTCTCAGAGGCCAGCAGTTATTGGAGACGTCGTTCAAGTCTACAGCGGGTCTGAAGGG AGGTCTATTATCTTCTGTGAGACCAAAAAGAATGTAACTGAAATGGCCACGAATCCACACATCAAAGAGAATGCCCAGTGTTTACATGGCAACATCATAcagtcacaaagagaaattacACTGAAAGGCTTCAGAGAGGGTAGTTTTAAAGTTTTGGTGGCAACCAATGTGGCTGCCCGTGGTTTGGACATTCCTGAGGTTGACCTGGTGATTCAGAGTTCACCCTCACAGGATGTTGAGTCCTATATTCATCGCTCTGGATGCAAAGATAGAGCTGGCCGGACAGGGATTTGCATATGTTTTTATCAACCAAGAGAAAGAGGTCAATTCAGATATGTGGAACAAAAAGCAGGAATTACTTTGAAACATGTAGGTGTTCCTTCTACAATGGAGTTAGTTAAATCTAAAAGCATCGATGGCATCAGGTCTCTGGCTTCCGTTTCTTACGCTGCTGTTGATTTTTTCCGTCCATCAGCTCACAGACTGATAGAAGAGAAAGGTGCAGTGGACGCACTGGCTGCAGCATTAGCCCACATCTCTGGCGCATCAAGTTTTGAACCACGTTCTTTAATCACCTCTGATAAGGGGTTTGTGACCGTGACTCTggaaaacccagaagaaataCAGGATGTTAGCTGTGCTTGGAAAGAACTTAACAGAAAGCTGAGTAGTAGTGCTGTGTCCCAAACTACCAGAATGTGCCTCCTAAAAGGAAATATGGGCATTTCCTTTGATGTTCCCACAACTGAGTCAGAAAGGTTACAGGCAGAGTGGCATGATTCAGACTGGATACTCTCAGTGCCAGCCAAGTTGCCTGAAATTGAAGAATATTATGATGGAAACACATCTTCTAATTCCAGACAGAGAAGTGGCTGGTCAAGTGGCCGGTCGGGCCGGTCATGTGGTTGATCTGGTGGCCGGTCAGGTAGACAGAGTCCACAGGGGAGTCGGTCAGGAAGTCGACAAGATAGTAGAAGACGAAGTGGGAACACAAATCAATCAAGAAGCGGGGGCCACAAACGGAGTTTTGACTGA